The sequence below is a genomic window from Methylotuvimicrobium alcaliphilum 20Z.
TAACGCATCGATTATCGCTTCGGCTCCGATGGTCGCGCTATGCGGCAATGCGCCGTATTTATTCGGTAAAAATCTTTGGCATGAATCGCGAATTCCGCTGTTCGAGCAAGCCATCGAAACGGGCGGCTACGCCGGCGCCGCGCAAGGACCGGTCAAACGGGTCAGCTTCGGAACCGGTTACGCTAGAAAAACGATCCTAGAATGCTTTCAAGAAAACCTGGATCATTTCCCAATCTTACTGCCCGAAGACTTAGGCCCCGTCTCGGAAATTTTCGAGCATTTAAAATTGCATAACGGGACGATTTGGCGTTGGAATAGACCGTTGATCGGTTTCGACGACGACGGAACCCCGCATATCCGCATCGAACATCGAACACCGGCAGCCGGACCGACCGTGATCGACGCAATCGCCAATGCCTTATTTTTTTATGGATTGACTAAAAATCTATGCGATGAAATCATCGACAAAGGCATCTCGGTTCCGTTTAGCCAAGCTAAAGATAATTTCTATCAAGCGGCACGATACGGCTTAGAAAGCCCGATCGTCTGGCTAGACGGCACCAAACATCGAATGCAGTCATTATTCATTGCCGAGCTCGTCGCACGCGCGGTCATAGGATTAAAATCTCTCGGCATCAGCCGCTGCGATATAGAAGACTTTCTAGGCATCGTACAGCACCGTATTGCAACCAAACAAACCGGTTCTCAATGGCAACGCGACTTCATGACGAGCAATCCGGATGATTTTACCGCGATGACCCGGCAATATCTCGACAATCAAAACCGAGACAAGCCGGTCAGCGAATGGCTAATAATGTAAACTCTATTTCAATGAATACTGCTCCATTAAATCCTGTGCAACTGAATCAATTAGACTATTTACCGGAAGGCCTATTAACTGCCTCCTCCGAAACCCTGCATGAGATACTGCCCAACCCGACGCTGATCCATTTAATAGGGAAAGACCCGGCGCCCTTGTTCATATCAGTGCTATTGCATGGCAATGAGCCGACCGGCTTACTCGCAGCACAGACCTTACTAAAAAAATACCAAGACCGCGCGCTGCCACGTTCGGTATCGATATTTTTCGGTAATACGCAAGCCGCCCGACTCGGCTTGAGAAGACTCGACCGGCAACCCGATTTCAATCGCATCTGGCCTGGTACCGAATTACCGGACTGTCCTGAAACCCGAATGACTCAACAAGTTGTCGATTCTATGCGGGCTAAAAATGTATTCGCGAGTATCGATATTCATAACAATACCGGATTGAATCCGCATTACGCCTGCGTCAATAAACTGGATGACAAATTTTTACAACTGGCCTCGCTATTCGGTCGCCTAATCGTTTATTTTACGCGTCCGAAAGGTGTGCAATCGGCCGCCTTCGCCGAACTCTGCCCATCGGTCACGTTGGAATGCGGTAAACCGGATCAACAACACGGCATCGAACATGCTTTCGAATTTCTCAATAGTTGTTTAAACTTGAGCGATTTCCCGGAACACCCGGTTTATCCGCAAGACATCGATCTTTATCATACTGTCGCACAAGTTAAAATCCCCAAATCCATAACCTTCAGCTTTCAAGAAACAGCATCCGACTTGCTGCTCAATAAAGATCTCGACCATATGAACTTTAATGAAATACCTGCGGGTACCGTTTGGGGATCCGTAGACGGCCTAAAAACTCTGCCGATTCTTGCCTTGGACGACAATGCGCAAAATATCAGCGATCGATTCTTTAAGATTCAGGACGGCGAATTGCGCATAACGCGCAAAGCCATGCCGTCCATGCTGACACTGGACGAAAAAGTCATCAAACAAGACTGTCTCTGTTATTTGATGGAAAGATTACACCCATGAGCTTCTGGAAAACCAAAAAGCTGATCGAAATGAGCGTTCAGGAATGGGAATCGTTATGCGACGGCTGCGGCAAATGTTGTTTAAATAAATTGGAAGACGAAGACACCGGCGAGATCTATCTAACCAACGCCGTTTGCGACCTGATCGACCTAAAAACTTGCCGTTGTACTCGTTATCAGGAAAGAACCCGGCTGGTGCCCGACTGCGTCGATTTAAAACAATCGACGACATGGACGGCTTTCGATTGGATGCCGGAAACGTGCGCTTATCGGCTGCTGGCAATAGGCGAAGACTTACCCGATTGGCACCCTTTGGTTAGCGGCAATCCAGACAGCGTCAAAGAAGCCGGCATATCGATTTCAAGTTTTGCGATCAAAGAATCCGAAGTCGACGATCTAGAAGATCATGTGATCGATTGGCAGTAAACAGTTATTCTTCAAACATGCCCGATAACCCTAAATTCGGCAGTTTAACCATAAAGCACATGAAGTCCGCTGCTGGATGGGATTTACAGCGTGTAGCCCGTATGCAGCGCAGCGGAATACGGGAATGGCGTTGCTCCGAATTTCTGGTTCCCACGGTCCTCCGTGGGAACCCATACCTTGACTGCAGAAGCAACATCGGTATGCATTCCAACGCGGGAGGCGTGGGAACGAGTAAAAAATAGCTTTTTAAATTCATTATTCTTTCGGACTATTCATTCATGAAAATCATCTCTTGGAACGTCAACGGCATTCGAGCCGTGATGGGCAAAGGCTTTGCCGAATCCCTGGAAAAACTCGACGCGGACTGTATTCTGTTACAGGAAACCAAGGCACAGGACGACCAAGTCCAAACGGCCCTGGAAAGTATCGACAGTTATCACATTTATTCCAACTCGGCAGGACGAAAAGGTTATTCCGGCGTCGCCCTATTAACCAAGCAAGAGCCAATACAAATTCTGCAAGATATCGGCATCGACGAACACGACCAGGAAGGTCGTGTCATCGCGGCCGAATTTGAAAATTTCATTCTGCTTAATGTCTATGTCCCCAATTCCGGCGAAAAACTGGTGCGCCTCGACTACCGAAAAATCTGGGATAAGGAATTGTTGGCCTATTTTCAGCAACTCAATAGCCGAAAACCGTTAATCGCTTGCGGCGATTTCAATGTCGCGCATCAAGAAATCGACATCGCCCGCCCGAAAGCCAATTACAATAAATCGGCCGGCTACACCCAAACCGAAATCGATGGCATAAGCCGAATGTTGGAAGCGGGTTTCGTCGATACCTTCCGGCATTTACATCCGGAAACCGTCGCCTACAGTTGGTGGAGTTACCGGGCCGGTGCGCGCGCAAAAAATATCGGTTGGCGGATCGATTATGTATTGACGAGCCAAGCATTGATCGGCAAAGTCAAGAACGCATTTATCGCGCCCGACATCTTCGGCTCGGATCACTGCCCGGTCGGCATCGAGATCGACCTTTAAGCATGACCTCATTTCAACTACGCGAACATCTCATGCGCGAGCATCGTTCGGCACTGGCCCAATGCAAGGACTGCCCGGAAATGACCGGACCGGTCGTATCGGGCAGCCAGGTCTTGTCGCCAATATTGCTGATCGGCCAAGCGCCTGGGGACAAGGAAGGCGGTTTCGGCAAACCCTTTGCCTGGACAGCCGGAAAAACCTTATTCAAATGGTTCGAAAGCATCGGCCTGAATGAAACCGAATTTCGCCGGCGTGTATACATGGCTGCAGTCTGCCGCTGTTTTCCGGGCAAGAACCCGAAAGGCGGCGACCGCGTCCCGAATCGGCAGGAAATAGAAAACTGCGCGAAATGGCTGCAAGCCGAAATGGACTTATTGAAACCCGAATTAATTCTCCCGGTCGGCAAACTTGCCATCGCTCAGTTAATGCCGGTCAAAAGACTCAACGACGTCGTCGGAGACATTCACAGCGTAAACTTTTACGGCCACCGAACCGACGCGATTCCCCTGCCCCACCCGTCCGGCGCCTCGACCTGGCACCGAACCGAACCGGGCATGGCTTTGTTAGAATCGGCCTTGG
It includes:
- a CDS encoding YcgN family cysteine cluster protein — translated: MTPMSFWKTKKLIEMSVQEWESLCDGCGKCCLNKLEDEDTGEIYLTNAVCDLIDLKTCRCTRYQERTRLVPDCVDLKQSTTWTAFDWMPETCAYRLLAIGEDLPDWHPLVSGNPDSVKEAGISISSFAIKESEVDDLEDHVIDWQ
- a CDS encoding exodeoxyribonuclease III, producing MKIISWNVNGIRAVMGKGFAESLEKLDADCILLQETKAQDDQVQTALESIDSYHIYSNSAGRKGYSGVALLTKQEPIQILQDIGIDEHDQEGRVIAAEFENFILLNVYVPNSGEKLVRLDYRKIWDKELLAYFQQLNSRKPLIACGDFNVAHQEIDIARPKANYNKSAGYTQTEIDGISRMLEAGFVDTFRHLHPETVAYSWWSYRAGARAKNIGWRIDYVLTSQALIGKVKNAFIAPDIFGSDHCPVGIEIDL
- a CDS encoding M14 family metallopeptidase, producing the protein MNTAPLNPVQLNQLDYLPEGLLTASSETLHEILPNPTLIHLIGKDPAPLFISVLLHGNEPTGLLAAQTLLKKYQDRALPRSVSIFFGNTQAARLGLRRLDRQPDFNRIWPGTELPDCPETRMTQQVVDSMRAKNVFASIDIHNNTGLNPHYACVNKLDDKFLQLASLFGRLIVYFTRPKGVQSAAFAELCPSVTLECGKPDQQHGIEHAFEFLNSCLNLSDFPEHPVYPQDIDLYHTVAQVKIPKSITFSFQETASDLLLNKDLDHMNFNEIPAGTVWGSVDGLKTLPILALDDNAQNISDRFFKIQDGELRITRKAMPSMLTLDEKVIKQDCLCYLMERLHP
- a CDS encoding uracil-DNA glycosylase family protein, with protein sequence MTSFQLREHLMREHRSALAQCKDCPEMTGPVVSGSQVLSPILLIGQAPGDKEGGFGKPFAWTAGKTLFKWFESIGLNETEFRRRVYMAAVCRCFPGKNPKGGDRVPNRQEIENCAKWLQAEMDLLKPELILPVGKLAIAQLMPVKRLNDVVGDIHSVNFYGHRTDAIPLPHPSGASTWHRTEPGMALLESALDKIESHSAWRKVVSSEQ